In Marasmius oreades isolate 03SP1 chromosome 3, whole genome shotgun sequence, a single window of DNA contains:
- a CDS encoding uncharacterized protein (CAZy:GT24; BUSCO:EOG0926049A), with amino-acid sequence MVLGLLLTAVAAIAASPPVQVSLRTSWPASPFLIEVIETVALESPASFFPFLDCVTDPNELVHSQKSVPEAVYKSSLALAVSHGFLPDPGALAAVEMNLALHAASPKIQAFYHYYNTTNSEREVECGSWVDWYGTTVCDVETLAQLAGVETIDPSEKPDSKSTLNRPKVLPFDHIYPLPSLGDTTPPRTAILYASLQSSNFRELHEYLYKLARRTDGPPLVEYILRHIPPNVPQGGYLKTYLSGYSVALDLKQMDYLALDDRHLKKQGANANNGNGVDDINTFDPIPNLINAYPEPDPQQMETVSSSEDTSGSVKEREKEAIASLGLQAAQLLYDAASSHNPIQVLTRLSQNFPKYLPLLNGPNGPRIQISSELAEEIHNNQLRAQPGGNVMWINGQMIQDGEVNPFGLLKILQKERAIIKTLTSFALGEKNERWLGNGQAIELLTHKKIAVAQDTSGSGAVVDGLVDVSDRPEREGTVVVWWNDLEKDSRYTRWQPSIHGILQPLYPGQFPSVKLNLFNVVLVLDLSKTSSVNFLVGAVSNIIQKGFSFRWGIVPFTASEPGMKMARLFYYLVQNHGRKNTMEMLRKVSQLQIPPDSQTPSVNWKDVRSAFADLMADSDPEKVVDFEQLLSGKSLEGSEMLDKIQVSIVKSNDYARRLGLEENGGKGHAFVNGRYFEMGDSFLNQMQVESRGQLQYLQEQLYEGHIVQPSPDPDDPEKKPFSMSNFFNDLPTTSKRRNKYIVPPSADKLKLVNLPEVVERSEWMIPKGGYIYPGGSELLPLTVYVIADFNKHDGLSFLKEALLSVEADSPARISFIHNPVNPVIPETLKSPPMSAFFSHLIFNEKLESITPNTLLTALGFGDEVGDDPEQVPVTQGEQMRAILGDVRPHQLDYFNHTKYVDMGRRFLKGLGVNPGDKGVVINGRVITPLGHNDFRADDFQALQVYELRKRVKPVVEALEDVKGELRSNDRASLSDLISMISSFIAAIQLPDPSEVGLFDAPQRPRSRHYQKLEGEYTCFEYGDNATAVYQVAALLDPLSETAQRWSSLLEWISNIPDISIEIRLNPARYNEVPLKRFFRYNLRPSLTFGEDGYEIPAQTVLDGLPIEPIYTLAIDTPSSWLVRPREALYDLDNIQLNHLAPEDNNVDAIFELDYLVVEGHARDTNTNAPPRGVQLQLTSGNATDPIPIDDTQVVANLGYFQFKATPGVFRLGIREGRGRAIFEMESVGNEGWDSPSVAEVGDEITVTSFEGLTLYPRFSREKGMEKVDVLAEGDDEEDEGFVGNFVNSIKSIFSPKETSLSVVHGSEQAEINIFTVASGLLYERFVGIMILSVLRNTKSTVKFWFIENFLSPSFLEFIPHLASAYNFQYELVTYKWPSWLRAQKEKQRIIWAYKILFLDVLFPMDLERVIFVDADQIVRADLKELVDLDLKGAPYGYTPMGDDNYDMEGFRFWKTGYWKDFLQGKPYHISALYVVDLVRFRKIAAGDILRGQYQALSADPNSLANLDQDLPNNIQREVPIFSLHEDWLWCETWCSKDRLHRAKTIDLCQNPLTKEPKLSRARQIPEWEEYDSEIARFARKLAEEGKIKSRIAAADANVLANAGSSGKEVTEKEGVDHTSEKIEKGVDGETPKDDTNEAPRDEL; translated from the exons ATGGTTCTGGGGTTGTTGCTGACGGCTGTTGCTGCTATTGCGGCTTCGCCGCCTGTCCAAGTGTCCTTACGGACGTCGTGGCCAGCATCGCCTTTTCTCATCGAAGTCAT CGAAACAGTAGCCCTCGAATCTCCTGCATCCTTCTTCCCGTTCCTCGATTGTGTAACCGACCCCAATGAACTCGTACATTCCCAAAAATCGGTCCCAGAGGCAGTTTATAAATCCAGTCTTGCACTCGCCGTATCTCATGGCTTTTTACCTGATCCCGGTGCTCTTGCGGCTGTGGAAATGAATTTAGCACTTCATGCGGCATCCCCCAAGATTCAGGCTTTCTATCATTATTATAATACCACCAACAGCGAGAGAGAGGTGGAGTGTGGGTCCTGGGTTGATTGGTATGGGACGACAGTGTGCGACGTTGAAACACTTGCACAACTTGCAGGGGTAGAAACGATAGATCCGTCAGAGAAGCCCGATTCTAAGAG TACCTTGAATAGACCTAAAGTTCTGCCCTTTGACCACATATACCCTCTTCCATCCCTCGGCGATACAACTCCACCTCGCACTGCGATCCTATATGCATCTCTTCAGTCTTCCAACTTTCGCGAGTTACACGAGTATCTTTACAAGTTAGCAAGGCGCACGGACGGACCGCCTTTAGTGGAGTACATCCTGAGGCACATACCACCAAACGTACCTCAGGGTGGATATTTAAAGACCTATTTGTCGGGATACAGCGTTGCACTTGATCTGAAACAAATGGATTATCTTGCCTTAGATGACAGACATTTAAAAAAGCAGG GCGCGAACGCAAATAACGGAAATGGGGTGGATGACATCAATACTTTTGACCCCATACCCAACCTTATTAATGCGTATCCTGAACCCGACCCTCAACAGATGGAAACCGTGTCCTCTTCTGAGGACACCTCCGGTTCGGtgaaagaaagggaaaaagaGGCAATTGCTTCCCTTGGTCTGCAAGCCGCGCAATTGCTATATGACGCCGCGTCGAGTCACAATCCTATCCAAGTACTCACTCGGCTATCCCAGAACTTCCCCAAATATCTACCATTACTCAATGGTCCGAATGGTCCGCGGATTCAGATTTCCTCTGAACTTGCCGAAGAAATCCATAACAACCAGCTGCGTGCTCAACCGGGAGGAAATGTGATGTGGATAAACGGACAAATGATACAGGACGGGGAGGTCAATCCGTTCGGATTATTGAAGATCTTACAGAAAGAGAGGGCGATAATCAAAACACTAACATCGTTTGCTTTGGGCGAGAAGAATGAGAGGTGGCTGGGTAACGGGCAGGCAATAGAGTTGTTAACGCATAAGAAAATTGCGGTGGCACAGGACACGAGCGGGAGCGGCGCGGTTGTCGATGGCTTGGTAGATGTAAGCGATCGTCCAGAACGAGAGGGAACCGTAGTCGTCTGGTGGAATGATCTTGAAAAGGACTCCAG GTACACACGATGGCAGCCCTCGATTCACGGT ATCCTACAACCGCTCTATCCCGGTCAGTTCCCCTCTGTGAAACTGAACCTCTTTAATGTCGTCCTCGTACTCGACCTATCGAAAACATCATCCGTCAACTTTCTCGTGGGGGCCGTAAGTAACATCATACAGAAGGGTTTCTCGTTTAGATGGGGTATCGTTCCGTTTACAGCTTCCGAACCTG gaatgaaaatggcaAGGTTGTTCTATTACTTAGTCCAAAATCATGGACGGAAGAATACCATGGAAATGTTGAGAAAG GTCTCACAACTACAAATACCTCCAGACAGCCAGACCCCTTCCGTCAACTGGAAAGATGTTCGAAGTGCATTTGCAGACTTGATGGCCGACTCAGACCCAGAGAAAGTTGTCGATTTCGAACAACTTCTGAGCGGGAAGTCCTTGGAAGGAAGTGAAATGTTAGACAAAATACAGGTGTCTATCGTAAAGTCCAACGACTACGCAAGGAGATTGGGCCTAGAGGAGAATGGTGGAAAGGGACATGCATTCGTGAATGGGAGATACTTTGAGATGGGCGAT AGCTTCTTGAATCAAATGCAGGTCGAATCCAGGGGTCAACTACAGTACCTTCAAGAACAG CTTTACGAGGGACACATCGTTCAGCCATCTCCTGACCCAGATGACCCGGAGAAGAAGCCTTTCTCTATGTCAAACTTCTTCAATGATCTGCCCACTACATCAAAGAGGAGAAACAAGTATATTGTGCCTCCCTCCGCCGACAAGCTGAAACTGGTGAATCTCCCCGAAGTTGTCGAACGGTCGGAATGGATGATTCCGAAGGGCGGTTATATCTATCCCG GAGGATCTGAACTTCTTCCCCTCACGGTATACGTCATTGCGGATTTCAACAAGCATGATGGACTGTCGTTTCTTAAGGAGGCCTTGTTGAGCGTT GAAGCCGATTCTCCAGCCCGTATTTCGTTTATACACAACCCCGTCAACCCGGTCATTCCTGAGACGCTGAAATCCCCTCCCATGTCTGCGTTCTTTTCGCATCTGATATTCAACGAAAAGCTGGAAAGCATAACTCCCAACACCCTGTTAACTGCACTAGGATTTGGTGATGAAGTAGGAGATGACCCGGAACAAGTCCCTGTAACGCAAGGTGAACAGATGCGTGCCATCTTGGGGGATGTTAGACCACACCAGCTAGATTACTTCAATCATACCAAATATGTTGACATGGGCAGGAGGTTTCTCAAAGGGTTGGGAGTAAACCCTGGTGACAAAGGTGTAGTCATCAACGGAAGA GTCATAACACCTTTGGGGCACAATGATTTCCGAGCGGATGATTTCCAAGCGTTGCAGGTGTACGAATTGCGAAAGAGAGTGAAGCCCGTCGTCGAGGCTTTGGAGGACGTCAAGGGTGAGCTGCGGTCCAATGATAG AGCGTCCCTTTCCGATCTCATTTCCATGATTTCCTCGTTTATCGCTGCCATTCAATTGCCGGATCCAAGCGAAGTGGGCTTGTTTGATGCACCCCAGAGGCCGAGATCAAGACACTACCAGAAGCTGGAGGGTGAATATAC CTGCTTCGAATATGGTGATAACGCGACAGCGGTTTACCAGGTCGCGGCGTTGCTGGATCCTTTGAGTGAGACTGCACAGAGGTGGTCGAGTCTTCTGGAG TGGATCTCAAACATCCCTGACATTTCGATTGAAATTCGATTGAACCCTGCGAGATATAATGAG GTGCCGCTCAAGAGGTTTTTTAGATACAACCTCCGACCATCATTGACTTTTGGTGAAGACGG GTACGAGATTCCTGCACAGACCGTCTTAGATGGTTTGCCAATCGAACCGATCTACACTCTTGCGATCGACACACCCTCGTCGTGGCTCGTCAGGCCTCGCGAAGCGCTGTACGACCTCGATAATATTCAGTTGAATCACCTTGCACCCGAGGATAACAACGTCGATGCTATCTTTGAGCTGGATTATCTTGTTGTGGAAGGTCATGCCAGAGACACGAATACGAACGCCCCTCCACGCGGTGTCCAACTACAACTGACAAGTGGTAACGCGACCGATCCCATTCCGATCGACGATACGCAAGTTGTGGCCAACCTTGGATACTTCCAGTTTAAAGCTACGCCTGGCGTGTTCCGATTAGGTatcagagaaggaagaggtcGGGCTATATTTGAGATGGAGAGTGTTGGGAATGAAGGGTGGGATAGTCCTAGTGTAGCTGAAGTTGGAGACGAGATTACAGTCACGAGCTTTGAAGGGCTGACCTTGTATCCGAGGTTTTCGAGGGAAAAAGGGATGGAGAAGGTGGATGTTCTGGCTGAGggcgacgatgaagaagatgagggTTTTGTCGGTAATTTTGTCAACAG TATCAAATCGATCTTCAGTCCAAAGGAAACCTCGCTCAGTGTCGTCCATGGAAGTGAACAAGCAGAAATCAACATTTTCACAGTTGCTTCTGGACTCTTATACGAG CGTTTCGTTGGAATCATGATTTTGAGTGTTCTCAGGAACACCAAGAGCACCGTCAAGTTCTGGTTCATCGAGAACTTCCTTTCCCCCTCTTTCCTC GAATTTATACCACATCTGGCTTCAGCCTACAACTTCCAGTACGAGTTGGTCACTTACAAATGGCCATCCTGGCTGCGCGCGCAAAAGGAAAAGCAACGTATCATCTGGGCATACAAGATCCTATTCTTGGACGTCTTGTTTCCAATGGATCTGGAACGGGTCATTTTCGTTGATGCAGATCAGATTGTCAGAGCGGATTTGAAGGAGCTTgttgatttggatttgaaagGCGCGCCGTACGGATACACGCCGATGGGAGATGATAATTATGATATGGAAGGGTTCAGATTTTGGAAGACAGGGTATTGGAAGGACTTTTTGCAGGGAAAACCGTATCATATCAG TGCCCTATACGTCGTAGACTTGGTGCGGTTCCGAAAGATTGCTGCGGGAGACATCCTTCGTGGGCAATATCAGGCTCTGTCTGCAGACCCCAACTCGCTTGCTAATCTTGACCAAG ATCTACCCAACAATATTCAGCGTGAAGTTCCGATT TTCTCGCTACATGAAGACTGGTTATGGTGCGAAACCTGGTGCAGCAAAGATCGTCTTCATAGGGCGAAAACGATAGACTTATGTCAAAACCCATTGACG aaagaaccaaagctTTCTAGAGCTCGCCAAATTCCCGAATGGGAAGAATACGACAGCGAAATTGCCAGGTTCGCGAGAAAACTGGCGGAAGAGGGAAAGATCAAGTCAAGAATTGCGGCAGCGGATGCTAATGTTCTGGCCAATGCTGGGTCTTCTGGAAAAGAAGTGACGGAGAAGGAAGGCGTTGACCATACCTCTGAAAAGATTGAAAAGGGGGTTGATGGTGAAACTCCGAAAGATGACACCAACGAGGCACCGAGAGACGAGTTGTAG
- a CDS encoding uncharacterized protein (CAZy:CE4) has product MLAITVIALAVAVAAHPPLQRAVANVVTSCVQPNMAALTFDDGPYMYMDQIVDTLDANNAKGTFFINGMNFDCIYNDDEAARVQRTFSKGHQIASHTWSHAHLSTLSQGQVTSEFTKTQTAIKKITGATPSFTRPPYGEYNDIVQQVASEQEQTLVIWDFDSGDSDGATVDAMKSAYDTLAASHPSNILALNHETRRTLFTRVSRFPPRLTLCSSFPFLEETV; this is encoded by the exons ATGTTAGCAATCACTGTCATCGCTCTCGCCGTTGCCGTTGCCGCGCATCCTCCTCTCCAACGAGCCGTAGCCAATGTTGTCACCAGCTGTGTCCAGCCCAACATGGCTGCGCTCACTTTT GATGACGGACCCTACATGTATAT GGACCAGATTGTCGATACCCTCGATGCCAATAACGCCAAGGGAACGTTCTTTATCA ACGGAATGAACT TCGACTGCATCTATAACGACGACGAAGCCGCTCGCGTCCAACGCACGTTCAGCAAGGGCCATCAGATTGCCTCGCACACCTGGTCTCATGCTCACTTGAGTACTTTGTCTCAAGGTCAAG TCACATCGGAGTTCACGAAGACCCAAA CTGCGATCAAGAAGATAACTGGCGCCACACCTTCTTTCACAAGGCCTC CTTACGGTGAATATAACGATATTGTCCAACAGGTTGCTTCGGAACAGGAACAAACTCTTGTCATCTGGGATTTCGA TTCTGGTGACTCCGACGGCGCAACCGTCGATGCCATGAAGAGTGCATACGATACTCTTGCTGCTAGTCATCCCAGCAATATCCTTGCGCTCAATCACGAAACTCGCCGTACGTTATTCACACGCGTCTCCCGTTTCCCCCCCAGGCTAACCCTTTGTTCGTCTTTCCCCTTTCTAGAGGAAACCGTGTAA
- a CDS encoding uncharacterized protein (MEROPS:MER0033188) — protein sequence MTSLEYTKFSHDPVNGIPVFISLEHSNLTTLEVIMKLLGFLTVLFSVWQPSYGTTAHKDTDMITTTSGRLRGITEGGVSSFKGVRFGLAPTGSLRWRPPVAFQSSAVQDATKLGPSCVQQFPFASANLTQLLYNTPPPPEDEDCLFLNVWVPSPITTSELKPVVIWIYGGGFVFGTGSLRMYDGASMAKNQDIVVVNFNYRTNVFGFPASPDLPLTENNIGLLDQELVLNWVQENIIHFGGDPDQVTIMGHSAGSESVGVAINRNQTGFRAAIMFSGAPLSPADLPPNFMLFNDFASAMNCTQSPGPDRLACLRQIPATVIRNFTNGPSSGQFGVVVDNLTHFGDTPGRILAHKTRRTPLMIGNAQNDSSFLTLGITNLTEVLQSTLPGVPVSADQIRALYPGKNDSRVIEAFSTDIGFRCPNSIWGATMVRSGVKNVFRYTYGAVFPDTQLFPNAGAWHGSELEVVFGTFNRTTSSNDKAVLSRSLQAAIGNFVKNPTSRSPASNWNEYDPARKTLAELAFNGNVDAGSFVSPVTSDVEDGACNAFIDAILSPGT from the exons ATGACCTCCCTAGAATACACGAAATTTTCACATGACCCGGTCAACGGTATCCCTGTCTTTATAAGCCTCGAGCATTCTAATCTCACCACGCTCGAAGTCATTATGAAGCTGCTGGGGTTCTTGACCGTCTTATTTTCCGTATGGCAGCCCTCATACGGTACGACAGCGCACAAGGACACGGATATGATCACAACGACCAGCGGCCGCCTTCGAGGGATCACGGAGGGTGGAG TCTCATCTTTCAAGGGCGTC AGATTTGGCCTTGCGCCTACAGGTTCCCTTCGCTGGCGTCCCCCGGTCGCCTTTCAATCTTCCGCGGTTCAAGACGCAACGAAGCTAGGGCCTTCTTGTGTCCAGCAATTCCCGTTTGCCAGCGCCAACTTGACACAGCTCCTGTATAACACTCCCCCTCCACCAGAAGACGAGGATTGCTTGTTCCT CAATGTTTGGGTGCCGTCGCCTATCACTACTTCAGAACTGAAACCAGTGGTTATTTGGATATACGGAGG AGGCTTTGTCTTCGGAACCGGTTCCCTTCGGATGTACGATGGTGCTTCCATGGCCAAAAATCAGGACATAGTCGTGGTCAACTTCAACTACCGCACTAACGTCTTTGGCTTCCCCGCATCTCCCGACTTACCCCTTACCGAGAACAATATTGGTCTTCTAGATCAAGAGCTCGTTCTGAATTGGGTCCAAGAAAACATCATTCATTTTGGAGGGGATCCGGATCAGGTCACGATTATG GGCCACTCTGCTGGGAGCGAGTCGGTAGGAGTTGCGATAAACAGAAATCAAACGGGATTCAGAGCGGCAATTATGTTTTCTGGTGCTCCACTCAGTCCTGCCGATCTACCTCCCAACTTTATGCTGTTCAACGACTTCGCGAGCGCGATGAACTGCACGCAGTCTCCTGGACCTGACCGGCTCGCCTGTTTGAGGCAAATCCCTGCCACCGTTATCAGAAACTTTACGAATGGGCCTTCTAGTGGGCAGTTTGGCGTGGTTGTTGACAA TCTCACGCATTTCGGAGATACGCCAGGAAGGATCCTCGCACACAAAACCAGACGCACACCTCTCATGATCGGCAATGCTCAAAATGATTCGTCATTCTTGACCTTGGGTATTACAAACCTCACCGAAGTGTTACAGTCTACTCTTCCGGGCGTTCCTGTTTCTGCTGACCAGATCCGGGCGTTGTATCCTGGCAAAAACGATAGTCGAGTTATCGAAGCTTTTTCAACGGATATAGGTTTTCGATGTCCGAACTCTATCTGGGGTGCTACCATGGTGAGATCGGGAGTCAAGAATGTGTTTCGGTATACTTATG GGGCCGTATTCCCCGACACTCAGCTATTCCCCAATGCAGGCGCTTGGCATGGATCCGAAT TGGAAGTTGTCTTCGGGACTTTCAATCGGACAACATCGAGTAACGACAAGGCAGTGTTGTCGAGGTCTCTTCAAGCTGCCATTGGAAACTTTGTAAAGAACCCTACTAGTCGTTCTCCAGCATCCAACTGGAACGAATATGATCCTGCTCGGAAGACGTTGGCGGAGTTGGCGTTCAATGGTAATGTGGATGCTGGGAGTTTTGTTAGTCCTGTGACGAGTGATGTCGAG GACGGGGCGTGCAATGCCTTTATAGATGCGATACTGAGTCCAGGCACGTAG
- a CDS encoding uncharacterized protein (BUSCO:EOG092642UD), with product MSTALDRKLDIKDWLEFRKKSLLPGGFGEERKWIWPKLLFVENTLKSEPTESSLEVQEHKDERQIQLDTDRSFVLYPDPVDVNKDRQLLQEELRELLVSLFRRRPRLHYFQGFHDVVTVLFLTLPEEVQVECVEKLSLHRLRDSMGPSLEPVLGLLRFMNALLRVIDPEYAATLEQSTPLPYFALSNLLTLFSHDMPTLPLIQHVFDYLLCRPPIMVVYLVTAITLSRKAEVKRLQEEGDDGMMHSLLANLPHLTDEMDLKREVEKEVVVLAVAKDEEVEPKAESIPLDAEVAKKEVSEDVSESLSTTRLPSEQSIEKAEFNSKDKDSLHLTEIKDIPLTSGILSGSPPTGRALPETPPTSPANPNDKGQEEQIEAPSPPPMPATTGKPLKPPAIPLVTLLEKSDSLYQQYPPNYPELKPKLSDIMGPQSVVFTWTQDERELPSDDTAENMVDCPQLVVYPAVEESEGEEGSDHEKPMVGGNKKRNKLRKARNPRAARKKLGKVLEFRERKTMVAGAVLVLGVAMAVYGVRSGAIGVGVGDGRGHAGFNREWKKIGGWVGLLLGSRFW from the exons ATGTCAACAGCTCTCGACAGAAAATTGGACATAAAAGATTGGCTCGAATTTCGCAAGAAAAGTCTTCTTCCAGGTGGCTttggagaggaaagaaagtgGATATG GCCTAAACTCTTATTCGTTGAAAACACCTTAAAATCCGAACCAACAGAATCGAGTTTAGAAGTTCAAGAACACAAGGACGAGCGTCAAATACAGCTAGACACGGATCGAAGTTTTGTTTTGTATCCAGATCCAGTAG ATGTCAACAAGGACCGACAGTTGCTACAAGAGGAATTGCGAGAGCTATTGGTTTCATTGTTTAGAAGAAGACCGAGGCTTCACTATTTTCAA GGATTCCACGATGTAGTCACCGTGCTGTTCCTCACGTTGCCGGAAGAAGTACAGGTGGAATGTGTCGAAAAACTGAGCTTGCATCGTTTACGAGACTCGATGGGGCCTAGCCTGGAACCCGTGTTGGGTTTGTTGAG ATTCATGAATGCTCTATTACGGGTAATAGACCCGGAATACGCAGCAACCTTAGAACA AAGCACCCCTCTGCCCTACTTCGCACTATCAAATCTGTTGACACTATTCTCGCATGATATGCCGACCCTTCCATTAATTCAACACGTATTCGATTACTTGCTATGCAGGCCACCTATAATGGTTGTTTACCTTGTGACTGCG ATCACACTTTCTCGGAAAGCAGAAGTCAAACGATTACAAGAGGAAGGAGACGATGGAATGATGCATTCGTTACTGGCCAATCTGCCGCACTTGACAGATGAGATGGACTTGAAGAGAGAAGTTGAGAAGGAAGTGGTCGTTCTGGCAGTCgcgaaagatgaagaagtcgAGCCAAAGGCCGAATCTATTCCATTGGACGCGGAGGTAGCAAAGAAGGAGGTATCTGAAGATGTTTCCGAAAGCCTCTCGACAACGCGTTTACCTTCCGAGCAATCGATCGAGAAGGCTGAATTCAATTCCAAGGATAAAGATAGCTTACACTTGACGGAAATTAAGGATATTCCTCTCACTTCGGGTATACTTTCAGGATCTCCGCCAACGGGACGAGCTCTTCCTGAAACACCACCGACTTCACCTGCAAACCCAAATGACAAGGGTCAGGAAGAGCAGATAGAGGCCCCGTCGCCTCCACCAATGCCGGCGACCACCGGTAAACCACTGAAACCACCCGCAATACCATTGGTCACCTTACTCGAGAAATCCGATTCCCTATACCAGCAATACCCGCCCAATTATCCAGAACTCAAACCGAAACTTTCAGACATCATGGGGCCTCAAAGCGTCGTGTTCACCTGGACTCAAGATGAACGGGAGCTTCCATCAGACGATACCGCGGAGAACATGGTCGATTGTCCTCAGTTGGTGGTGTATCCTGCTGTTGAGGAAAGTGAAGGCGAGGAGGGAAGTGATCATGAGAAACCTATGGTTGGTGGCAACAAAAAGAGGAACAAATTACGGAAAGCCAGGAACCCACGAGCTGCGAGGAAGAAACTCGGTAAGGTTCTGGAGTTCAGGGAAAGGAAGACGATGGTTGCTGGGGCTGTGCTGGTGTTGGGAGTTGCTATGGCTGTATATGGTGTTCGAAGTGGGGcgattggagttggagtTGGTGACGGTAGGGGCCATGCTGGGTTTAACCGGGAGTGGAAGAAAATCGGAGGTTGGGTTGGGCTGTTGCTCGGAAGTAGGTTTTGGTAG